The following are encoded in a window of Aythya fuligula isolate bAytFul2 chromosome 26, bAytFul2.pri, whole genome shotgun sequence genomic DNA:
- the HAUS8 gene encoding HAUS augmin-like complex subunit 8: protein MSSQESVSGTPVEDGERSEKKQKGGRIVKSRYLQYEKKDPKKDTTATSFSKSISKAPSAVKPKSVPPQKSKASAGVVSGSLNQSSFEKSDLQSTLLDGDKVTRPDLDLSAINDKTAFTRTPGSKSSCKKDTGTCGENQESERDPDVLSEMLASQTLILTYLSVKAENDVAELEKKAEENLLMLCEEKEREQEKLYELKREVLLREREQRLEEALDKQMEVLSPLVSVLERFKEQYKSFAASLDATRHELPMSNIHIEGDKPTYLDEVQKQLTITQELLAEVMPSYSEESAIACTVLKDIKEVSQELDKELQRSFAQVQNLSYEVSKEISLHNQSICEDNYGLDVVKHWYFN from the exons ATGTCCTCGCAGGAGAGCGTCTCCGGGACGCCGGTGGAGGACGGGGAAAGGTCCgagaagaagcagaaag GAGGAAGAATCGTGAAGTCCCGCTACCTGCAGTACGAAAAGAAAGACCCCAAGAAG GATACCACAGCAACTTCCTTTTCAAAGTCGATTTCTAAAGCACCTTCTGCAGTTAAACCAAAATCGGTTCCTCCTCAGAAAAGTAAAGCTTCTGCTG GTGTTGTTTCTGGCTCACTAAATCAAAGTAGCTTTGAGAAAAGTGATTTGCAGTCCACATTATTAGATGGAGATAAAGTTACTAGACCAGACCTTGATCTTTCAGCTATTAATG ATAAAACTGCCTTTACCAGGACTCCTGGTTCAAAATCTTCTTGCAAAAAAGATACGGGGACATGTGGAGAAAACCAGGAATCG gaacgTGATCCTGATGTTCTGAGTGAAATGCTGGCGTCTCAGACACTGATTTTAACTTACCTAAGTGTGAAG GCTGAAAACGATGTTGCTGAGCTtgagaaaaaagcagaagaaaacttgtTAATGTTgtgtgaagaaaaggagagagaacagGAGAAACTCTATGAGTTGAAGCGTGAGGTTCTGctcagagagagagagcagagacTTGAAGAGGCGTTAGACAAACAG ATGGAAGTACTTTCTcctcttgtttctgttttggaacGCTTTAAAGAGCAATACAAAAGCTTTGCAGCTTCCCTGGATGCTACTAGGCATGAATTACCCATGAGCAATATTCACATAGAGGGAGATAAGCCAACGTACTTAG ATGAAGTGCAAAAGCAGTTAACCATCACACAGGAACTTCTGGCAGAAGTTATGCCAAGCTACTCGGAAGAAAGTGCAATAGCATGCACTGTACTGAAAGACATTAAAGAGGTGTCTCAAGAACTGGATAAAGAGCTTCAAAG GAGCTTCGCCCAAGTGCAGAACCTGTCATATGAAGTTAGTAAAGAAATTTCACTGCATAATCAAAGTATATGTGAAGACAATTATGGACTAGATGTTGTGAAACACTGGTACTTCAACTaa